A stretch of Burkholderia sp. HI2500 DNA encodes these proteins:
- a CDS encoding response regulator transcription factor — MSSRSSSPASPRPTPDLADAHILVVDDRPNDLRLLTEILRAARCRISVAFDGLQAYHRAQAIAPDLILMDVRMPRMDGFAACRLLASTPSTQSIPVIILTAAGDLEDRIAGLETGAIDYIIKPFEPTEVLARIRNHLKRARRSQPFAHLPELPDNPEAALVRAASEVLLRDLRHPPALEDLARQVGTHEKRLSRVFRDHLGQTVFEYLRDTRLRAAMHFLAETSMGIGDIAEEIGFSTPGNFATAFRERFGITPSDWRRQRHAVNAPPATPGAHHHDG, encoded by the coding sequence ATGTCATCCCGCTCGTCCAGTCCGGCGTCGCCTCGTCCCACGCCGGATCTTGCTGACGCACATATTCTTGTCGTCGACGATCGCCCGAACGACCTGCGGCTCCTCACCGAAATCCTGCGGGCCGCACGGTGCCGGATCAGCGTCGCGTTCGACGGGCTGCAGGCGTATCACCGTGCGCAGGCGATCGCGCCCGACCTGATCCTGATGGATGTCCGCATGCCGCGCATGGACGGTTTCGCGGCGTGCCGGCTGCTGGCGTCGACGCCTTCGACGCAATCGATCCCGGTCATCATCCTGACGGCCGCGGGCGATCTCGAGGATCGCATCGCGGGGCTCGAAACCGGTGCGATCGACTACATCATCAAGCCGTTCGAGCCGACCGAAGTGCTGGCCCGGATCCGCAATCACCTGAAACGCGCGCGGCGCAGCCAGCCGTTCGCGCATCTGCCCGAGCTGCCCGACAACCCGGAGGCGGCCCTCGTGCGCGCGGCGTCCGAGGTCCTGCTGCGCGACCTGCGCCATCCGCCGGCGCTCGAGGATCTCGCCAGGCAGGTCGGCACGCACGAGAAGCGCCTGTCCCGCGTGTTCCGCGACCATCTCGGCCAGACCGTGTTCGAATATCTGCGCGACACGCGCCTGCGCGCCGCGATGCACTTTCTCGCGGAGACGTCGATGGGGATCGGCGACATCGCCGAGGAAATCGGCTTTTCCACGCCCGGCAACTTCGCCACCGCCTTCCGCGAGCGCTTCGGCATCACGCCGTCCGACTGGCGGCGCCAGCGCCATGCGGTCAATGCCCCGCCCGCCACACCCGGGGCGCACCATCACGATGGGTAG
- a CDS encoding OmpA family protein, translating into MKNIHLALLASVVSLAACSSASGPTYNAYELQPRDGIRTFRVDCHGILSSANTCMKVATRMCGNEAVRKVDSTTPYRDGADPHSIVFQCGAAPAPVAAAATPAPAAVEKVSLTGDAYFATDSAVLTSAATAALDSLLSQQGDRHFSRVEVDGYTDATGSDAHNQALSKRRADAVAGYLREHGLKADAVAATGHGDTNPAASNETAEGRARNRRVEISLRK; encoded by the coding sequence GTGAAAAACATTCATCTTGCACTGCTGGCGTCCGTCGTTTCCCTCGCGGCCTGTTCGAGCGCATCGGGACCGACGTACAACGCATACGAACTTCAGCCCCGCGACGGCATCCGGACGTTCCGTGTCGACTGTCACGGCATCCTGTCGAGCGCCAATACCTGCATGAAGGTCGCGACGCGCATGTGCGGCAACGAGGCCGTGCGCAAGGTCGATTCCACGACGCCGTACCGCGACGGCGCCGATCCGCACTCGATCGTGTTCCAGTGCGGTGCGGCACCCGCGCCGGTCGCCGCGGCGGCTACGCCGGCGCCCGCCGCGGTCGAGAAGGTGAGCCTGACCGGCGATGCGTACTTCGCGACCGACTCCGCCGTGCTGACGTCCGCCGCCACCGCCGCGCTCGACAGTTTGCTGAGCCAGCAGGGCGACAGGCACTTCTCGCGTGTGGAAGTGGACGGTTATACCGACGCGACCGGCTCGGATGCACACAACCAGGCCCTGTCGAAGCGCCGCGCCGATGCCGTCGCGGGGTATCTGCGCGAACACGGGCTGAAGGCGGATGCGGTCGCGGCGACGGGACATGGAGATACCAACCCGGCCGCATCGAACGAGACCGCCGAAGGGCGCGCGCGCAATCGCCGGGTGGAAATCTCGCTGCGGAAGTAG
- a CDS encoding LysR family transcriptional regulator produces MLDRNHLMVVREVERQGSLTAAADTLNLTQSALSHAVKKLEQQLGTPVWAREGRTMRLTQAGQYLLSLANRLLPQFELAEERMRQYAQGERGTLRIGMECAPCYQWLLKVVSPYLAHWPDVDVDVKQRFQFGGIGALIGYEIDVLVTPDPLKKPELHFEPVFDYEQVLVVADDHPLAGEAYVTPEQLTHEVLITYPVETDRLDIYTQFLTPANRVPKRHKVIETTDIMLQMVASGRGVAALPRWLAEEYAGWMPLTPVQLGKKGIAKQIFLGTRKTDDDVDYLAAFVKAAREWKWADAKMRD; encoded by the coding sequence ATGCTGGATCGCAATCATCTGATGGTCGTGCGGGAAGTGGAGCGGCAGGGCTCGCTCACGGCCGCGGCCGATACGCTCAACCTCACGCAGTCGGCGCTCAGCCATGCCGTGAAGAAGCTGGAGCAGCAGCTCGGTACGCCCGTGTGGGCGCGCGAAGGACGGACCATGCGGCTCACGCAAGCCGGACAGTACCTGCTGAGCCTCGCGAACCGGTTGCTGCCGCAATTCGAACTCGCCGAGGAGCGCATGAGGCAGTACGCGCAGGGCGAGCGCGGCACGTTGCGGATCGGCATGGAATGCGCGCCGTGCTATCAATGGCTGCTGAAGGTGGTGTCGCCGTATCTCGCGCACTGGCCGGATGTCGATGTCGACGTGAAGCAGCGCTTCCAGTTCGGCGGCATCGGTGCGTTGATCGGCTATGAAATCGACGTGCTCGTCACGCCCGACCCGCTCAAGAAACCCGAACTGCATTTTGAGCCGGTGTTCGATTACGAGCAGGTGCTGGTGGTTGCCGATGATCACCCGCTGGCCGGAGAAGCGTATGTCACGCCGGAACAGCTGACGCACGAGGTGCTGATCACGTATCCCGTCGAAACGGACCGGCTCGATATCTACACGCAGTTCCTCACGCCCGCAAACAGGGTGCCGAAGCGCCACAAGGTGATCGAGACGACCGACATCATGCTGCAGATGGTGGCGAGCGGCCGTGGCGTGGCGGCGTTGCCTCGCTGGCTCGCGGAAGAATACGCGGGCTGGATGCCGCTTACACCCGTGCAACTTGGAAAGAAGGGGATTGCGAAGCAGATTTTCCTCGGCACGCGCAAGACGGATGACGACGTCGATTATCTTGCTGCGTTTGTAAAGGCTGCGCGGGAATGGAAATGGGCGGACGCGAAGATGCGAGACTAG
- a CDS encoding YadA-like family protein produces MNKSFKSIWNEALGAWVAASELDRARGKRVASSRGTPGRDVAGAAAVRAGATSASSLRRLTMLMTSAYLALFHAGAHAQYNPDGGTATGGVSSIAIGVGSSAAQQNSTALGNLATAQGLSATALGPGAHAMGDASTAVGINAQATGVNSTSMGVQAIGSGDYSVSIGNLSSATQSGSVAMGSGAAATGVSAIGLGNNALASGQYAAALGLGASAAGAQSVALGYASHADLTGSVSLGNQSTSSGAAAVAVGSGALASGNSGVAMGVNSGAKGTSSIAIGWGGTAGVPGSGTQSLGTSSIALGSATTAGADTSMALGTSAKATGVSSIAMGVQSSATQQFATALGNAALATGISATALGPGATASATNATAIGINSVAAAGSTVAIGDSNSVAAAAGPGSIAGGFNSKVLGGTGAVALGASQTVSGNGAVAIGDPSTAIGTGAVTAGSNNTANGDGAVAIGNSNIAQGTGSLALGNTSTAAAAGALAFGASAVANNAGDVALGSGSTTAAPNPTASATIGGVTYTFKGTNPTSVVSVGAAGTERQITNVAAGRISSASTDAINGSQLDATNQAVNSLSTSTASSVSSLSTGVSSLSTGLSSANSAITSLSTSTSTGISSLSTGLSSTDSAVTSLSTSTSTGLSSANSAITSLSTSTSTGISSLSTGLSSTNSSVTSLSTSTSTGLSSVNSAITSLSTSTSTGIGSLSTGLSSTNSSVTSLSTSTSTGLSSANSAITSLSTSTSTGISSLSTGLSSTDSTVTSLSTSTSTGLSSANSAITSLSTSTSTGITSLSTGLSSTNSTVASLSTSTSTGLSSANSAITSLSTSTSTGLSSTNSSVTSLSTSTSTGISSLSTGLSSTNSTVTSLSTSTSTGISSLSTGLSSTNSTVTSLSTSTSTGISSLSTGLSSTNSSITSLSTSTSTVVGSLSTGLSTTNSTVTSLSTATSTSIGSLSTGLSSTTSSIASLSTSTSTTVGSLSTGLSSTNSNLTSLSTATSTGIGSLSTGLSSIANNNTNLGNSTAGAIGGGATYDPTTGTISAPSYVTYNSDGSTTINNNVGSAIDNINAHGIKYFHANSTAPDSQAIGLDSVAIGPNAISKVDGSIALGAGSVSDRATTPASGILRNGTASIPFNTTDQTLLGAVSVGDATSKTYRQITNVADGTGQQDAVTVRQLAGALQSFAVTGQKYFHANSTAADSLAVGAESVAVGPTTVVNGDHGVGIGNGAIVDQTAPGGIAIGQAASAAQADALALGSGATALGAQSVAQGANAKAVSVGSVALGSGALGNATDALALGAGASATFANSVALGAGSLTTVGALTNYVAYGLGSPQSSAGEVNIGNRQITGLAAGKNGTDAVNVSQLDSVANQLTTLIDQRTTNLGGQYTTNPNGANVPPGSTGPNSSAGGSGAVASGSNSTAVGNNALASGNGSTAFGVGSTASGSNSTAIGTGSNDGGRSNVVAVGSAESARQVVNVAAGTQGTDAVNVNQLNAVSNQFTQSLNTVNNQLTQMQQQIQQTDSMAREGIAATAAMASIPHMDRDSNFAMGVGTATFQGQKAMAVGVQARVTENLKATLNGGFAGSQRVVGAGMLYQWK; encoded by the coding sequence ATGAACAAGTCGTTCAAGTCGATCTGGAACGAAGCATTGGGAGCCTGGGTTGCGGCTTCGGAGCTTGATCGGGCGCGCGGCAAGCGCGTCGCGTCGTCGCGTGGCACGCCGGGGCGTGACGTCGCAGGAGCGGCCGCGGTTCGCGCAGGCGCGACCTCGGCCTCGTCGCTCAGGCGGCTCACCATGCTGATGACGTCCGCGTATCTCGCGCTGTTCCATGCCGGTGCGCATGCGCAGTACAACCCGGATGGCGGCACGGCCACCGGCGGCGTCTCGTCGATCGCGATCGGCGTCGGGTCGAGTGCCGCGCAGCAGAACTCCACCGCCCTGGGCAATCTGGCGACGGCACAGGGGCTGTCGGCCACGGCACTCGGCCCGGGGGCGCATGCGATGGGCGACGCTTCGACGGCCGTCGGCATCAACGCGCAGGCGACGGGCGTCAACAGCACGTCGATGGGCGTGCAGGCGATCGGTTCGGGCGATTACTCGGTTTCCATCGGCAACCTGTCGAGCGCGACGCAAAGCGGGTCGGTGGCGATGGGCAGTGGTGCGGCCGCGACCGGTGTGTCGGCCATCGGGCTCGGCAACAATGCGCTGGCTTCCGGTCAATACGCAGCGGCGCTGGGCCTCGGGGCGAGCGCCGCCGGCGCGCAAAGTGTCGCGCTGGGCTATGCATCGCATGCGGACCTGACGGGCTCGGTGTCCCTCGGCAACCAATCGACCAGCTCGGGCGCGGCCGCCGTTGCCGTGGGCAGCGGCGCGCTGGCTTCCGGCAATTCGGGCGTGGCGATGGGGGTGAACAGCGGTGCGAAGGGCACGTCGTCGATCGCGATCGGCTGGGGCGGGACGGCCGGCGTACCGGGCTCGGGCACGCAGTCGCTCGGCACCAGTTCGATCGCGCTGGGTTCGGCCACGACGGCCGGCGCCGATACCTCGATGGCGCTCGGCACGAGCGCGAAGGCGACGGGCGTCAGTTCGATCGCGATGGGCGTCCAGTCGAGCGCGACGCAGCAGTTCGCGACCGCGCTCGGTAATGCCGCGCTGGCGACCGGCATCTCGGCGACCGCCCTGGGGCCCGGTGCGACGGCATCGGCCACGAATGCGACGGCCATCGGCATCAACAGCGTCGCGGCGGCGGGGTCGACCGTGGCGATCGGCGATTCGAACTCGGTCGCGGCCGCAGCCGGGCCGGGTTCGATCGCCGGCGGCTTCAACTCGAAGGTGCTGGGCGGTACCGGCGCCGTGGCGCTCGGCGCGAGCCAGACGGTCAGCGGCAACGGTGCGGTGGCGATCGGCGACCCGAGCACCGCGATCGGCACCGGTGCGGTCACGGCCGGGTCGAACAACACGGCGAACGGCGACGGCGCGGTCGCCATCGGCAATTCGAACATCGCGCAGGGCACCGGCTCGCTCGCGCTCGGCAACACGTCGACGGCCGCGGCCGCTGGGGCGCTGGCGTTCGGCGCGTCGGCCGTGGCGAACAATGCAGGCGACGTCGCGCTCGGCTCGGGCTCGACGACGGCGGCGCCGAACCCGACCGCGAGCGCGACGATCGGCGGCGTGACGTACACGTTCAAGGGCACGAATCCGACCAGCGTCGTCAGTGTCGGTGCAGCGGGTACCGAGCGCCAGATCACCAACGTCGCGGCCGGGCGCATCAGTTCGGCGAGCACGGATGCGATCAACGGGTCGCAGCTCGATGCGACGAATCAGGCGGTGAATTCGCTGTCGACGTCGACGGCGTCGAGTGTCAGTTCGTTGTCGACGGGGGTGTCGTCGCTATCGACCGGGTTGTCGTCGGCCAACAGCGCGATCACGTCGCTTTCCACGTCGACTTCGACGGGCATCAGCTCGCTTTCCACAGGTTTGAGTTCGACCGACAGCGCAGTGACGTCGCTGTCGACCTCCACGTCGACGGGGCTGTCGTCGGCCAACAGCGCGATCACGTCGCTTTCCACGTCGACTTCGACGGGCATCAGCTCGCTGTCGACGGGGTTGAGCTCGACCAACAGCTCGGTGACGTCGTTGTCGACTTCCACGTCGACCGGATTGTCGTCGGTCAATAGCGCGATCACATCGCTTTCCACATCGACTTCGACGGGCATCGGCTCGCTGTCGACGGGGTTGAGTTCGACCAACAGCTCGGTGACGTCGTTGTCGACTTCCACGTCGACCGGATTGTCGTCGGCCAATAGCGCGATCACGTCGCTGTCGACGTCGACCTCGACGGGCATCAGCTCGCTGTCGACGGGCCTGAGCTCGACCGACAGCACAGTGACGTCATTGTCGACGTCCACGTCGACCGGTTTGTCGTCGGCCAATAGCGCGATTACATCGCTGTCCACGTCGACGTCGACGGGCATTACGTCGTTGTCCACGGGACTGAGTTCGACCAACAGCACAGTAGCGTCATTGTCGACGTCCACGTCGACCGGTCTGTCGTCGGCCAATAGCGCGATCACGTCACTGTCCACGTCGACTTCTACCGGTTTGAGTTCGACCAATAGCTCGGTGACGTCGCTGTCGACGTCGACGTCGACAGGCATCAGCTCGCTGTCCACGGGCCTGAGTTCGACGAACAGCACGGTGACGTCGTTGTCGACGTCGACCTCGACCGGCATCAGCTCACTGTCCACGGGCCTGAGTTCGACGAACAGCACGGTGACGTCGCTGTCAACTTCAACGTCGACGGGCATCAGTTCGCTGTCCACCGGCCTGTCGAGCACGAACAGTTCGATCACGTCGCTGTCGACGTCCACCTCGACGGTGGTCGGTTCACTGTCCACCGGCCTGAGCACGACGAACAGCACCGTCACGTCGCTGTCGACCGCGACCTCGACGAGCATCGGTTCGCTGTCGACCGGGCTCAGTTCGACGACGAGCTCGATCGCGTCGCTGTCGACATCGACCTCGACGACCGTCGGCTCGCTGTCCACCGGGCTGTCGAGCACGAACAGCAACCTGACGTCGCTGTCCACCGCGACGTCGACGGGCATCGGCTCGCTGTCCACCGGCCTCAGCTCGATCGCCAACAACAACACCAACCTCGGCAACAGCACGGCGGGCGCAATCGGCGGAGGGGCCACCTACGATCCGACGACCGGCACGATTTCGGCCCCTTCGTACGTGACGTACAACAGCGACGGTTCGACGACGATCAACAACAACGTCGGCTCGGCGATCGACAACATCAACGCCCACGGCATCAAGTATTTCCACGCGAACTCGACCGCGCCGGACAGCCAGGCGATCGGGCTCGACAGTGTCGCGATCGGCCCGAATGCGATCTCGAAGGTGGACGGCAGCATCGCGCTCGGCGCGGGGTCGGTATCCGACCGCGCGACGACGCCGGCCTCGGGCATCCTCCGCAACGGCACCGCGTCGATCCCGTTCAACACGACGGACCAGACGCTGCTTGGCGCGGTATCGGTCGGCGACGCGACCAGCAAGACGTATCGCCAGATCACCAACGTCGCGGACGGCACCGGGCAGCAGGATGCGGTGACCGTGCGGCAGCTCGCCGGCGCGTTGCAGTCGTTCGCGGTCACGGGCCAGAAGTATTTCCACGCGAATTCGACGGCGGCCGACTCGCTCGCCGTCGGCGCGGAATCGGTCGCGGTGGGGCCGACGACGGTCGTCAACGGCGACCACGGTGTGGGCATCGGCAACGGCGCGATCGTCGACCAGACCGCCCCTGGCGGCATCGCGATCGGGCAGGCGGCGAGTGCCGCACAGGCCGACGCGCTCGCGCTCGGCAGCGGCGCGACGGCACTGGGCGCGCAGTCGGTCGCGCAAGGCGCGAATGCGAAGGCGGTCAGCGTGGGCAGCGTCGCGCTGGGCTCCGGCGCGCTCGGCAACGCAACCGATGCGCTCGCGCTGGGCGCCGGTGCGTCCGCGACGTTCGCGAACAGCGTCGCATTGGGCGCCGGTTCGCTGACGACGGTCGGCGCGCTGACGAACTACGTCGCGTACGGCCTGGGCAGCCCGCAATCGTCGGCCGGCGAAGTGAACATCGGCAACCGGCAGATCACAGGCCTCGCGGCCGGCAAGAACGGCACGGACGCGGTGAACGTGTCGCAGCTCGACTCGGTCGCGAACCAGCTGACGACGCTGATCGACCAGCGCACGACCAACCTCGGCGGCCAGTACACGACGAACCCGAACGGCGCGAACGTGCCGCCGGGCTCGACCGGCCCGAATTCGTCGGCGGGTGGGTCGGGGGCGGTGGCATCGGGCTCGAACAGCACGGCGGTCGGCAACAATGCGCTCGCATCGGGCAACGGTTCCACCGCCTTCGGCGTGGGCTCGACGGCGTCGGGCAGCAATTCGACCGCGATCGGCACGGGCAGCAACGACGGCGGCCGCTCGAACGTCGTCGCGGTCGGTTCGGCGGAATCGGCGCGCCAGGTGGTCAACGTCGCGGCCGGTACGCAGGGCACGGATGCGGTGAACGTGAACCAGCTGAACGCGGTGTCGAACCAGTTCACGCAGTCGCTGAACACGGTCAACAACCAGCTCACGCAGATGCAGCAGCAGATCCAGCAGACCGATTCGATGGCACGCGAGGGGATCGCGGCCACCGCCGCGATGGCGTCGATCCCGCACATGGACCGTGACTCGAACTTCGCGATGGGGGTCGGTACGGCGACGTTCCAGGGGCAGAAGGCGATGGCGGTCGGCGTGCAGGCGCGCGTCACGGAAAACCTGAAGGCGACGCTGAACGGCGGCTTCGCCGGCAGCCAGCGCGTCGTCGGCGCGGGCATGCTGTATCAGTGGAAGTAA